GTTCAATCCGCTATTAGGCGACGATCTTAGCAACGACGCCCGAGCCAACCGTACGGCCACCTTCGCGGATTGCGAAGCGCAGACCTTCGGTCATGGCGATCGGAGCGATCAGCTTGACGCTGATCGACACGTTGTCGCCCGGCATGACCATTTCCTTGTCGGCCGGCAGGGTGATCGAGCCCGTCACGTCCGTCGTACGGAAGTAGAACTGCGGACGGTAGTTGTTGAAGAACGGCGTGTGACGACCACCTTCATCCTTCGACAGAACGTACACTTCGGCCGTGAAGCTCATGTGCGGCTTGATCGAGCCCGGCTTGGCCAGAACCTGACCACGCTGAACGTCTTCACGCTTCGTGCCGCGCAGCAGCAGACCCACGTTGTCGCCTGCCTGACCTTGGTCGAGCAGCTTGCGGAACATTTCAACGCCCGTGCAGGTCGTCTTGTCGATGTGCGGCTTGTCGCCGTCCATCTTGATACCGACGATTTCGATTTCTTCGCCGACCTTGACCACGCCCGACTCGATACGACCCGTCACCACCGTGCCGCGACCCGAGATCGAGAACACGTCTTCCACCGGCATCAGGAACGGCTTGTCAACAGCGCGCTCCGGCGTCGGGATGTACGAATCCAGCGCGTCGGCCAGGTTCATGATCGCGACTTCGCCCAGTTCGCCCTTGTCGCCTTCCAGCGCCAGCTTGGCCGAACCCTTGATGATCGGCGTGTCGTCGCCCGGGAAGTCGTACTTCGAGAGAAGTTCGCGCACTTCCATTTCGACCAGCTCGAGCAGTTCGGCGTCGTCGACCATGTCGCACTTGTTCAGGAACACGATGATGTACGGCACACCGACCTGACGGGCGAGCAGGATGTGCTCACGCGTTTGCGGCATCGGGCCGTCAGCAGCCGAGCAAACCAGGATAGCGCCGTCCATCTGGGCAGCACCGGTAATCATGTTCTTGACGTAGTCGGCGTGGCCCGGGCAGTCAACGTGTGCGTAGTGGCGCGTAGCCGTTTCGTACTCGATGTGTGCCGTGTTGATGGTAATGCCGCGTGCCTTTTCTTCCGGCGCTGCGTCGATTTCGTCGTACTTCTTGGCTTCGCCGCCGAACTTGGACGACAGAACCGTTGCGATAGCAGCCGTCAGGGTGGTCTTGCCGTGGTCAACGTGGCCAATGGTACCGACGTTCACGTGCGGCTTAGTCCGCTCGAATTTTTCCTTTGCCATTTCCGAATCCTCAGATACTGAATAGACGATTAAACAGTGTGTCGGGCGCCGCATCGAATGATGCGGACACCCTACAAATGAATTACTTGCTCTTGTTGCTGATGATGGCTT
This window of the Pandoraea sputorum genome carries:
- the tuf gene encoding elongation factor Tu, giving the protein MAKEKFERTKPHVNVGTIGHVDHGKTTLTAAIATVLSSKFGGEAKKYDEIDAAPEEKARGITINTAHIEYETATRHYAHVDCPGHADYVKNMITGAAQMDGAILVCSAADGPMPQTREHILLARQVGVPYIIVFLNKCDMVDDAELLELVEMEVRELLSKYDFPGDDTPIIKGSAKLALEGDKGELGEVAIMNLADALDSYIPTPERAVDKPFLMPVEDVFSISGRGTVVTGRIESGVVKVGEEIEIVGIKMDGDKPHIDKTTCTGVEMFRKLLDQGQAGDNVGLLLRGTKREDVQRGQVLAKPGSIKPHMSFTAEVYVLSKDEGGRHTPFFNNYRPQFYFRTTDVTGSITLPADKEMVMPGDNVSISVKLIAPIAMTEGLRFAIREGGRTVGSGVVAKIVA